One Aquarana catesbeiana isolate 2022-GZ linkage group LG06, ASM4218655v1, whole genome shotgun sequence genomic region harbors:
- the LOC141147869 gene encoding olfactory receptor 2G3-like has translation MFTQRQNLDNGTTFSLQGFLDLSKSIQIILCIFFLVAYILSLMGNGLIILAYTLDSHLHTPMYFFLRGLSMLEVCSINVTVPKALGIFLSMDRSITFFGCATQMYIFSAVSVSECLLLAVMAFDRFMAICHPLRYTSVMNSKMCYQLATGPWIVGFLMSLIHTSSIFRFPFCGSHHIAHFFCDIPPLLHLACVDTFKIELYVFIVCVCGATIPFFLILCSYIKILYSVFLLSSKEARQKAMSTCSAHLVSVIIFYGTAMYVHLRLGTPFSSYQDRMTALFYCIIIPTINPLIYSLKNKDMKAALVKINSIIHYPLYIVYPGTKLY, from the coding sequence ATGTTTACACAAAGACAGAATCTTGACAATGGGACAACGTTTTCTCTCCAAGGCTTCTTAGATCTGTCTAAATCAATTCAGATAATTCTATGCATTTTCTTCCTGGTTGCTTATATCCTATCCTTAATGGGGAATGGTCTCATCATCTTGGCCTATACACTTGACTCTCATCTCCACACCCCAATGTATTTCTTCTTGAGGGGCTTGTCCATGCTAGAAGTCTGTTCCATTAATGTTACTGTTCCTAAAGCTTTGGGAATTTTCCTGTCCATGGATAGATCCATCACCTTTTTTGGCTGTGCCACTCAGATGTACATCTTTTCTGCAGTTTCTGTGTCAGAATGTCTCTTGCTTGCGGTAATGGCCTTTGATCGGTTCATGGCTATCTGCCACCCTCTACGATATACTTCTGTGATGAACTCTAAAATGTGCTATCAGTTGGCCACTGGACCATGGATTGTTGGGTTCCTGATGTCTTTAATTCACACCAGTTCAATTTTCCGGTTCCCATTCTGTGGCTCTCATCACATAGCCCACTTCTTCTGTGACATCCCACCTCTTCTTCACTTGGCATGTGTTGACACCTTTAAAATAGAGCTGTATGTCTTCATTGTTTGTGTATGTGGAGCAACAATCCCATTCTTTCTTATACTCTGCTCTTACATCAAGATACTGTACTCTGTGTTTCTTCTAAGCTCTAAGGAGGCCCGTCAAAAGGCCATGTCTACATGTTCTGCCCACCTGGTCTCTGTCATCATATTCTATGGCACGGCCATGTATGTCCACCTTCGTCTTGGGACACCTTTCTCTTCATACCAGGACAGAATGACGGCCCTTTTCTATTGTATCATAATCCCAACAATCAACCCTCTGATCTATAGCCTGAAGAACAAAGATATGAAAGCTGCACTTGTAAAAATAAATAGCATAATCCACTACCCCCTCTACATAGTATATCCAGGAACAAAATTGTATTAG